In one Rutidosis leptorrhynchoides isolate AG116_Rl617_1_P2 chromosome 8, CSIRO_AGI_Rlap_v1, whole genome shotgun sequence genomic region, the following are encoded:
- the LOC139861747 gene encoding calcium uniporter protein 2, mitochondrial-like has protein sequence MAFKQTLIHRMFNICTTNKLSNQTLRNCRISSSSTATAQFPIHRNPVAPDPGDESILRRFLVPEILRSRNESMLEKLKEIDITRNRIRLDGLSPQPTAGELTVAHAKKILRVSQIEKLKLKLKSSCKNHISYDEFVEICVNECYNRDQGLELAKALDDSGSVIVLGNVVFLKPEQVVKAIHGLLPTSLPATHNPPIKELEEMERWKSEIDTKAKKLVQRELWGGLAYLMVQTAGFMRLTFWELSWDVMEPICFYVTSIYFMAGYAFFLRTAKEPSFEGFFQSRFNSKQKKLMKREGFDVGKYIELRKACYPHEEAWPSENALVDGGVKKSFN, from the exons ATGGCGTTCAAGCAAACTCTAATTCACCGGATGTTTAACATCTGCACCACCAACAAATTATCCAATCAAACCTTACGTAACTGCCGCATTTCATCTTCGTCCACTGCCACCGCGCAGTTTCCGATACACCGTAATCCCGTCGCACCAGATCCCGGAGACGAATCAATTCTCCGACGGTTTCTTGTGCCGGAGATCCTCCGATCGAGAAATGAGAGTATGCTCGAGAAGCTAAAAGAAATTGACATTACTAGAAATCGAATCCGTCTCGACGGACTCTCACCACAGCCGACGGCGGGGGAGCTGACGGTGGCGCATGCTAAGAAGATACTTAGGGTTTCGCAAATTGAAAAATTGAAATTGAAACTCAAAAGCAGCTGTAAAAATCATATTTCGTATGACGAATTTGTTGAAATTTGTGTGAATGAATGTTATAATAGAGATCAAGGATTGGAATTAGCAAAAGCGCTCGATGATTCGGGTTCTGTGATCGTTTTAGGGAACGTGGTGTTTCTCAAGCCTGAACAG GTAGTGAAAGCCATCCATGGCTTGCTGCCTACGAGTTTACCGGCGACCCACAACCCACCAATCAAAGAATTGGAGGAGATGGAGCGGTGGAAGTCTGAAATCGACACCAAGGCAAAAAAATTGGTACAAAGAGAGCTTTGGGGCGGTCTGGCTTACCTAATGGTCCAGACCGCAGGGTTCATGAGGCTCACATTTTGGGAACTTTCATGGGATGTGATGGAGCCCATTTGCTTTTACGTTACATCGATTTATTTCATGGCTGGGTACGCGTTTTTCTTGAGGACGGCAAAAGAGCCTTCGTTTGAAGGGTTCTTTCAGAGCAGGTTTAACTCGAAGCAGAAGAAGTTGATGAAGCGCGAAGGGTTTGATGTTGGAAAATATATTGAGTTGAGAAAAGCTTGTTACCCACATGAAGAAGCATGGCCAAGTGAAAATGCATTAGTAGATGGAGGAGTTAAAAAGTCATTCAATTGA